A portion of the Candidatus Schekmanbacteria bacterium genome contains these proteins:
- a CDS encoding DUF1566 domain-containing protein: MLKKKLFYLIFLLCFSISYISGAGTIQLPQTGQTKCYDSSGNQIACEGTGQDGDIKAGVAWPSPRFINNGDGTVTDNLTGLMWTKNANLPNLGLGKTWQQALDYVASLNSSNYLGFSDWRLPNINELESLINADEPNSAIWLKNQFFMNVQWDRYWTSTTSADCGSCAWGLGIQDGKMSYFGKDALFYVWPVRAGQSGIIQLPMTGQTMIYAAGDDGDLEKGVAWPNPRFSDNENGTVTDNLTGLMWVKSPDSTERSRSDAIAYCDSLTLAGHTDWRLPNRKELRSLVDYSKWGTAIIAGHPFTNVQSGSYDYYLSSSTYPDYWCNIWSVNFSIGNEDIWSVGYPGDVWPVRSVISAPTIVSLTTFKARQKGKKVIVNWETALEIDNEGFNILRASSVDGKYVKINDEMIRAKGNSLNGREYQFKDNNIKAGKKYYYKIEDINTHGTITSHNPVEIQITGKNLKQKK; encoded by the coding sequence ATGTTAAAGAAAAAGTTGTTTTATCTGATTTTTCTTCTTTGTTTCTCTATTTCCTATATATCAGGTGCGGGAACAATTCAGCTTCCCCAGACAGGGCAGACGAAATGTTATGATTCATCTGGGAATCAAATTGCCTGTGAGGGCACGGGGCAGGATGGAGATATCAAAGCTGGTGTAGCATGGCCCAGTCCTCGTTTTATTAACAATGGTGATGGAACTGTTACAGATAACCTTACAGGGTTAATGTGGACAAAAAACGCAAATCTTCCAAACTTGGGATTGGGGAAAACATGGCAGCAGGCACTCGATTATGTAGCATCGCTTAATAGCAGCAATTATCTTGGGTTTAGCGACTGGAGGCTGCCAAATATCAACGAGCTTGAAAGCCTTATAAATGCTGACGAACCAAACTCAGCAATATGGCTTAAAAATCAGTTTTTTATGAATGTACAGTGGGATAGGTACTGGACTTCCACTACCAGTGCTGATTGCGGCAGCTGTGCATGGGGGCTAGGCATTCAAGATGGCAAAATGTCCTACTTTGGTAAGGATGCATTGTTTTATGTATGGCCTGTCCGTGCTGGTCAGTCAGGCATTATCCAACTGCCAATGACAGGACAGACCATGATCTATGCGGCAGGCGATGATGGGGATTTAGAAAAAGGTGTTGCATGGCCAAATCCACGGTTTTCTGATAACGAAAATGGGACAGTTACAGACAATCTAACAGGACTCATGTGGGTGAAATCTCCTGACAGTACTGAGCGTTCACGTTCTGATGCTATAGCATATTGTGACAGCCTGACATTGGCAGGCCACACAGACTGGAGGCTTCCAAATAGAAAAGAACTTCGAAGCCTGGTTGACTATTCAAAATGGGGTACTGCCATAATAGCAGGTCATCCGTTTACAAATGTGCAGTCTGGGTCGTATGATTATTATTTGTCTTCTTCAACTTATCCTGACTATTGGTGCAACATATGGAGTGTCAATTTTTCGATTGGCAATGAGGACATATGGTCTGTGGGGTACCCCGGCGATGTGTGGCCTGTGCGTTCTGTCATTTCAGCTCCCACCATCGTGTCATTAACTACTTTTAAAGCGAGACAAAAAGGCAAGAAAGTAATTGTTAATTGGGAAACTGCCTTAGAGATTGACAATGAAGGTTTTAATATTCTGCGTGCTAGCTCTGTTGATGGGAAGTATGTGAAAATAAATGATGAGATGATAAGAGCAAAGGGGAATTCACTAAATGGCAGAGAATACCAGTTTAAGGATAACAATATAAAAGCAGGAAAAAAATACTATTACAAGATTGAGGATATAAATACACATGGAACTATCACTTCTCACAATCCTGTAGAGATTCAGATTACAGGGAAAAATCTAAAACAAAAAAAATAA
- a CDS encoding tetratricopeptide repeat protein encodes MKNIIKNSKKKIYLKWICPDCGKNTPIREKSCINCGSDISSMILPEGYSNRDSKAVNLRSVKTVEKLINRGKSYFQKGDDDSISLAIRDFTKAINLDQQNSYAFYLLGIAKFVSGNIDMPIIYLTKSIKLNPKNSYAFYFRGQAYNSPFQFDYDLATKDFTKAIKFTPRYYAIYSRGHAYVSKGDYDLAIKDFTTAIKMIPKNADPFYWRGCAYSRKGNYDPAIRDFTRAIILTFKKDRTLHSIFQSRGEGYACKGDYDSAIKDFTRALKFEPANTSIFMDRGKAYSDKGDYDSAIKDFTKIINDDDFDKTESKYFRAIAYSKKGDYDSAINDFSYAIDLEQLRVKFIYKFDRSDYKSRRRELARFFYNRGLIYSLKGERSLAIKDFKSAIKLDSKKYKTELKQEIEKLKSAS; translated from the coding sequence ATGAAAAACATTATTAAGAATTCTAAGAAAAAGATTTACCTTAAATGGATATGCCCAGATTGTGGTAAAAATACTCCCATTAGAGAGAAGTCCTGTATAAACTGCGGGTCTGATATTTCTTCAATGATCTTGCCGGAAGGATATTCAAATAGAGATAGCAAAGCGGTTAATTTGAGAAGTGTTAAGACTGTTGAAAAATTAATAAATCGTGGGAAATCCTATTTTCAAAAAGGAGATGATGACTCCATAAGCTTGGCCATCAGGGACTTCACAAAGGCGATAAATCTGGACCAGCAAAATTCTTATGCCTTCTATTTGCTGGGGATTGCCAAATTTGTGAGCGGCAATATAGATATGCCCATAATCTATCTTACCAAGTCTATAAAACTGAATCCAAAAAATTCTTATGCATTTTATTTTAGAGGGCAAGCGTATAACTCCCCTTTTCAATTCGACTATGATTTAGCAACCAAGGACTTTACTAAGGCAATAAAATTTACTCCCAGATATTATGCTATTTATTCCCGAGGCCATGCGTATGTTAGTAAAGGTGACTATGATTTAGCAATTAAGGATTTTACAACAGCGATAAAGATGATTCCGAAAAACGCTGATCCATTTTATTGGCGAGGATGCGCTTATTCCCGCAAGGGTAACTACGATCCAGCAATCAGGGATTTCACAAGGGCAATAATACTGACTTTCAAAAAAGATAGGACTCTTCATAGCATTTTTCAGAGTCGTGGAGAAGGTTATGCCTGCAAAGGTGACTATGATTCAGCAATCAAGGATTTTACAAGGGCGCTAAAGTTTGAGCCGGCAAATACATCTATTTTCATGGATCGTGGGAAGGCTTATTCTGATAAAGGTGACTACGATTCAGCAATTAAGGATTTCACAAAGATTATCAACGATGATGATTTTGATAAGACTGAATCAAAATATTTTCGTGCGATTGCATATAGCAAGAAAGGAGATTACGATTCAGCCATTAATGACTTTAGTTATGCGATAGACCTGGAACAGCTTAGAGTTAAGTTTATATATAAATTTGATAGATCTGATTATAAATCACGCAGAAGAGAACTTGCCCGGTTTTTTTATAATAGAGGATTGATTTATAGTCTTAAAGGGGAGCGTTCTTTAGCTATCAAGGACTTTAAGAGTGCTATTAAATTAGATTCTAAAAAATATAAAACAGAATTGAAACAGGAAATAGAGAAGTTAAAATCCGCATCATAA
- a CDS encoding MBL fold metallo-hydrolase, giving the protein MNITIHRGTHEIGGSCVEISSGESRIVIDIGMPLVQKSGERFEFRDYEKLTAQELVKEKILPDIKGIYKFDGNDKPVDGMLISHPHIDHYGFFRYLHDDIPYYLGEGTRKIIDLTGILLGLSGSIKSCRYLKSGSKIKIGNFTVTPFLMDHSAFDAYAFLIEIEGKKVIYSGDFREHGRKVKAFHYFLKNVPKDIDALLLEGTMIGHESKATKTEEDIEKEIVKVLNRTTTLVSGISTSQNIDRLVSFFKAALRTKRLFVIDVYTANVLSEIASPKIPHPSKEYPNIRVYFPHSICNRLEKSDRKDLMYKFTDFKITKEEISDNLGKVLMMIRMSMVSDLKRIKGIEKSTVIYSMWDGYLKEKSSKKFLEFVEEKEISFIKLHTSGHADIKTLQKVVNKIKPKMIIPIHTFSPEKYSEIFPGVNVFEASDGTGITI; this is encoded by the coding sequence ATGAATATTACAATTCACCGTGGCACACATGAAATAGGCGGCTCCTGTGTTGAGATCTCAAGCGGGGAGAGCAGGATTGTCATTGATATAGGCATGCCTCTCGTTCAAAAGTCGGGAGAGAGATTTGAGTTCAGAGATTACGAGAAGCTGACAGCACAGGAGCTGGTAAAAGAAAAGATTCTCCCTGATATAAAGGGAATCTACAAATTTGATGGAAATGACAAACCTGTTGATGGCATGCTTATTTCTCATCCTCATATTGATCATTACGGGTTCTTCCGCTATCTGCACGACGACATCCCATATTATCTTGGCGAAGGGACAAGAAAGATCATTGATTTGACAGGTATCTTACTTGGGTTAAGCGGAAGCATAAAGAGTTGCAGATATCTTAAAAGCGGATCAAAAATCAAGATAGGGAATTTCACAGTGACTCCCTTCCTTATGGATCATTCTGCATTTGATGCCTATGCTTTTCTCATTGAGATTGAGGGGAAAAAAGTCATCTATTCCGGAGATTTCAGAGAACATGGCAGGAAAGTTAAAGCATTCCATTACTTTCTTAAGAATGTGCCTAAAGATATTGATGCCCTTCTGCTGGAAGGAACTATGATTGGTCATGAAAGCAAAGCAACTAAAACGGAAGAGGATATAGAGAAAGAAATAGTAAAAGTCCTGAACAGGACAACCACATTAGTATCTGGCATTTCAACTTCCCAGAACATTGACAGGCTCGTGTCATTCTTCAAAGCGGCTCTCAGGACTAAAAGGCTTTTTGTCATTGATGTATATACTGCCAATGTACTTTCAGAAATAGCGAGCCCTAAAATTCCTCATCCTTCTAAGGAATATCCAAACATAAGAGTCTATTTTCCCCACTCTATATGTAACAGGCTTGAAAAGTCAGACAGGAAGGACCTGATGTATAAGTTCACTGATTTTAAGATAACGAAAGAAGAAATTTCAGATAATTTGGGAAAAGTCCTGATGATGATAAGGATGTCAATGGTCTCTGACCTTAAGAGGATTAAAGGTATTGAAAAATCGACTGTCATTTACTCCATGTGGGATGGTTATCTCAAAGAAAAATCATCAAAAAAGTTTCTTGAGTTTGTGGAAGAAAAAGAAATAAGCTTCATTAAATTACACACCAGCGGTCATGCCGATATTAAAACATTACAAAAGGTAGTGAACAAGATCAAGCCGAAAATGATTATTCCCATACACACATTCAGTCCGGAGAAATATAGTGAGATTTTCCCGGGTGTAAATGTTTTCGAAGCATCTGACGGAACAGGAATAACGATTTAA
- the dnaE gene encoding DNA polymerase III subunit alpha, which produces MDFVHLHNHTDYSLFDGMIKLDNLIDTAIFYKMPAVAITDHGNMFGALKFYKKCREKGIKPIIGCEVYIADEGVSEHHLLLLAKNTVGYQNLMKLVSAGYTEGFCCNPRIDKELLASHTDGLIGMSACLKGEIPSLLLAGKIYAVEEAAQFYNNVFEDGDFYIEIMDNGTESQADANRLLVKFGKRLSIPIVATNNSHYIKPEDARSREVLKCINTKSIMKNKDRLNLQTGELYFKSPREMAKSFRDYDDALRNTVEIAEKCNLQIEFGKSFLPIFEPLEALPQKQYLEKLVMEGFEKRFAALTEVSEVKEELSAKKQEYSDRVRMELDVIEKHGATGYFLLIWDIINHAKKNRIPAGPGRGSTTGSLTSYCLGISDIDPIRYGLIFERFLNPNENSMPDIDIDFCETRREEMFAYLKNKYGSENVGHISTFITMKAKGVVRDVGRVLGMSYDEVDTIAKLIPNELNITLKRALEIEPRLKILIKAKENIKDLFEIAMKLEGLNRQISSHASGIVISPEPLVNVIPLALCIDQEQGNQKNDEKNNIESLTQYGIKDIESIGLLNLDFLGLKVLTVLHKAVTLIKKTRGIDLQLVLIPLDDADVYIFLSEGNTTGIFQLESFGMRDLLRKIKPSVFEDIAALIAIYRPGPLESGIVDDFIEVKHGRKQPKYEHPLLADILKETYGVILYQEQIMKIANVLSGFSLAEANIFRKTLAKKDPAPISAQANKFVDGAVAKGIRKEVAQSIFNLLEKASGYSFNRSHSVAYAMLTYRTAYLKVHYPQEFMESLTRQDK; this is translated from the coding sequence ATGGATTTTGTACACCTTCATAACCATACAGATTACAGTCTTTTTGACGGGATGATAAAGCTTGATAATCTGATTGATACGGCAATTTTCTATAAGATGCCTGCCGTTGCCATAACTGACCATGGAAATATGTTTGGTGCGTTAAAGTTTTATAAAAAATGCAGGGAGAAAGGAATTAAGCCCATCATCGGATGCGAGGTTTATATTGCTGATGAAGGTGTGAGCGAGCATCATCTCCTGCTTCTTGCAAAGAACACGGTCGGCTATCAGAATCTTATGAAACTTGTCTCTGCCGGATATACGGAGGGCTTCTGTTGCAATCCGCGGATAGACAAGGAACTGCTTGCAAGTCATACTGACGGACTTATTGGAATGTCGGCATGTTTAAAGGGTGAGATTCCTTCGCTTCTTCTGGCAGGGAAGATCTACGCAGTGGAAGAGGCAGCTCAATTCTATAATAATGTTTTTGAAGATGGGGACTTCTACATAGAGATTATGGACAACGGAACGGAAAGTCAGGCTGATGCAAATAGACTTCTTGTGAAGTTTGGGAAAAGGCTTTCAATTCCCATAGTTGCGACTAATAACAGTCATTATATAAAACCCGAAGATGCCCGTTCACGTGAAGTTCTGAAGTGCATTAACACAAAGAGCATCATGAAAAATAAGGATAGGTTGAATCTCCAGACTGGGGAACTCTATTTTAAATCTCCACGCGAAATGGCAAAGTCATTCAGAGATTATGATGATGCCTTGCGCAACACCGTTGAGATCGCTGAAAAGTGCAATCTTCAAATTGAGTTTGGGAAATCATTTCTTCCTATTTTTGAACCGCTGGAGGCTTTACCTCAAAAACAATATCTTGAAAAACTTGTCATGGAAGGTTTTGAAAAAAGATTCGCTGCACTTACTGAGGTTTCAGAAGTGAAAGAGGAACTTTCTGCAAAAAAGCAGGAATATTCTGACAGAGTCAGGATGGAGCTTGATGTAATTGAGAAACATGGGGCTACCGGTTACTTTCTTTTAATCTGGGACATCATAAATCATGCAAAAAAGAATCGCATTCCAGCAGGACCCGGCAGAGGTTCGACTACAGGGAGCCTTACATCTTATTGCCTTGGAATTTCCGATATTGATCCAATCCGGTATGGTCTGATTTTTGAAAGATTTCTTAATCCCAACGAGAATAGCATGCCAGATATAGATATTGATTTCTGCGAGACTCGAAGAGAAGAGATGTTTGCCTATCTGAAAAATAAATACGGCTCTGAAAACGTGGGGCATATAAGCACCTTCATTACCATGAAGGCAAAAGGTGTTGTAAGGGATGTGGGAAGGGTATTGGGAATGTCTTATGATGAGGTTGATACCATTGCAAAGCTTATTCCCAATGAGCTCAATATAACACTTAAAAGGGCGTTAGAGATTGAGCCGCGACTTAAGATTCTCATTAAAGCGAAAGAGAATATAAAAGACCTTTTTGAAATTGCCATGAAGCTCGAAGGTTTGAACAGGCAGATATCATCTCATGCTTCAGGCATAGTTATATCTCCAGAGCCGCTTGTGAATGTTATTCCCCTTGCACTTTGCATTGATCAGGAACAGGGAAATCAGAAAAATGATGAAAAGAATAACATCGAATCCCTGACTCAGTATGGAATAAAAGATATAGAATCCATTGGGCTCCTCAATCTTGATTTTTTAGGTCTTAAGGTCTTAACGGTACTCCACAAGGCGGTAACGCTTATTAAAAAGACAAGGGGAATCGACCTTCAGCTCGTCCTGATTCCACTTGATGATGCTGATGTTTATATTTTTCTTTCTGAGGGGAATACTACCGGGATATTCCAGCTTGAAAGTTTCGGGATGCGGGATTTGCTGAGGAAGATTAAGCCTTCAGTCTTTGAAGACATTGCTGCATTGATAGCCATTTATCGTCCTGGCCCTCTGGAAAGCGGAATCGTTGACGACTTCATTGAAGTTAAACATGGCAGGAAGCAGCCAAAGTACGAGCATCCTCTCCTTGCTGACATACTTAAAGAAACCTATGGGGTAATACTTTATCAGGAACAGATAATGAAGATAGCCAATGTGCTGAGCGGATTTTCACTTGCCGAAGCTAATATATTCAGAAAGACATTGGCAAAAAAGGATCCGGCTCCTATATCTGCGCAGGCTAATAAATTTGTTGATGGTGCTGTCGCAAAAGGAATCAGGAAAGAAGTTGCCCAGAGTATATTCAACTTGTTAGAGAAGGCGTCAGGTTACAGTTTTAACAGGTCACACAGCGTTGCCTATGCAATGTTAACCTACCGCACTGCTTATCTTAAGGTTCATTATCCTCAGGAGTTCATGGAGTCCCTTACGCGACAAGATAAGTAA
- a CDS encoding WYL domain-containing protein encodes MKDIKEKFKGTSKNAGSRQGFKFTSLLIILNKIDSGEKVTVNSIVEDLEIGERTVHRYLQTLQTAGFPISYEREKKCYTFDDGYSLKKPNLSVEETLALSLARNVVKNFDEGLEQSLSKLETRLSVKNSGLTSHIVLKQDKISPTVASYSQAISQAILNYQKIKFIYRAVSTDEESIRTIEPDYLLYYDGFWNVRGYCEMDKDRRSFALDRMSLLEILEDRFLPQKVFPEDELAFSFGNVIDEKSVNIVLWFNPECKTRLLRKKWHDTQMTKELKDGRVEMRLTVNGIREIKKWIYGWIPHVEVIEPKELKKEVTCELKEALKKNL; translated from the coding sequence ATGAAAGATATTAAAGAAAAGTTCAAGGGAACTTCAAAGAATGCCGGCTCAAGACAGGGGTTTAAATTTACCTCTCTCTTGATTATTTTAAACAAAATTGACAGCGGAGAAAAGGTAACTGTGAACTCCATAGTGGAAGATCTCGAAATCGGCGAAAGAACAGTACACCGCTATCTCCAGACTCTTCAGACTGCCGGATTTCCAATATCCTATGAGAGAGAAAAAAAATGCTATACCTTTGACGATGGTTACAGTCTGAAAAAGCCAAATCTTTCTGTTGAGGAAACGCTTGCCTTATCTCTTGCAAGGAATGTGGTTAAAAATTTTGATGAAGGTCTTGAACAAAGCCTCAGCAAACTTGAAACAAGATTGTCTGTTAAAAATTCCGGGCTCACATCACATATTGTTTTAAAACAAGATAAAATTTCTCCAACTGTGGCTTCATATTCGCAGGCTATCAGCCAGGCAATACTGAATTACCAGAAAATAAAGTTCATTTACCGTGCTGTTTCAACTGACGAGGAAAGCATAAGGACAATTGAGCCCGACTATCTTTTATATTACGACGGTTTCTGGAATGTCAGGGGTTACTGCGAAATGGACAAAGATCGGAGATCTTTTGCTCTTGACAGGATGTCATTGCTCGAAATTCTTGAAGACCGTTTCCTTCCCCAAAAAGTTTTCCCCGAGGATGAACTTGCATTTTCATTCGGCAACGTAATCGACGAGAAATCTGTAAACATTGTCCTGTGGTTTAATCCTGAGTGTAAGACACGCCTGCTCAGGAAAAAGTGGCATGATACTCAAATGACGAAAGAGTTAAAGGATGGCAGGGTTGAGATGAGACTTACAGTTAATGGAATCCGGGAAATCAAAAAGTGGATCTATGGCTGGATACCCCATGTTGAGGTTATAGAACCAAAGGAACTTAAAAAGGAAGTAACCTGTGAACTTAAGGAAGCGCTTAAAAAGAATCTGTAA
- a CDS encoding DnaJ domain-containing protein: MDKYYQILEVEWGATKEEIKLSYRDLIRVWHPDRFENDKRLRLKAEEKTKKINEAYEKISCYRYEEHASETEPVYEEESSGDDTDFSEDESEYKEDVAEDEPTEKQNSWNEYPQYSGSIMLFILLLLQKLFTILFYFFCSSIIGSSTILLSIVLIVVWLYSRFKRRTA; this comes from the coding sequence ATGGATAAATATTATCAAATTCTTGAGGTTGAGTGGGGTGCTACAAAGGAAGAGATAAAACTTTCTTACCGGGACCTAATTAGAGTCTGGCATCCAGATCGTTTTGAAAATGATAAAAGATTAAGGCTAAAGGCTGAAGAGAAGACAAAAAAAATAAACGAGGCTTATGAAAAAATATCTTGTTACAGATATGAGGAACATGCTTCTGAAACTGAACCTGTATATGAAGAAGAGTCTTCTGGAGATGACACTGATTTTTCTGAAGATGAATCTGAATATAAGGAAGACGTTGCTGAAGATGAGCCAACAGAGAAACAAAATTCCTGGAATGAATATCCCCAGTATAGTGGTTCAATTATGTTATTTATATTACTTCTCTTACAAAAGCTATTTACAATATTATTTTATTTCTTTTGCTCATCTATTATTGGGAGTTCAACAATACTTTTGAGTATTGTTCTGATTGTTGTTTGGCTTTATTCGCGTTTTAAAAGGAGAACCGCATGA
- a CDS encoding 4-(cytidine 5'-diphospho)-2-C-methyl-D-erythritol kinase, with amino-acid sequence MKTTIEKVKSPAKVNLCLYINFKREDGYHDISSIMVPVNIYDELSFRVTENPRIEVSADSAEIPSGKDNLVYKAAELIQKTYSVTAGITIKINKQIPSGAGLGGGSSDAATAFITLNRLWDLGLSKNELKGLGKTIGADIPFFIEESPSLIGGIGDIVKPVQICSEIWLVIINPNLHVSTKYVYEHLNLALTKKDKDINNFLRLLASEKVSPKWTEHMHNDLEAVTFERHPELKRIKSYLAENGAVASLMAGSGSSVFGVFSSREEGEKVYRSAAGRYNKVYLAKALT; translated from the coding sequence ATGAAAACAACAATTGAAAAAGTAAAATCCCCGGCAAAGGTCAATCTCTGCCTTTACATTAATTTCAAAAGAGAAGACGGTTATCACGACATCTCGTCAATAATGGTACCTGTAAACATCTATGACGAGTTAAGCTTTAGAGTGACAGAAAACCCCAGAATCGAGGTATCTGCCGACAGCGCAGAGATCCCGTCAGGAAAAGATAATTTAGTCTATAAAGCAGCAGAACTGATTCAAAAAACTTATTCTGTAACAGCCGGAATAACAATAAAAATAAATAAACAGATACCCTCTGGCGCAGGGCTTGGCGGAGGAAGCAGTGATGCCGCAACTGCCTTTATTACCCTAAACAGATTATGGGATCTGGGGCTGTCAAAAAATGAACTAAAAGGACTGGGAAAAACAATCGGAGCGGACATTCCTTTTTTTATAGAGGAGTCGCCATCACTGATAGGCGGCATAGGAGATATTGTAAAACCTGTACAAATTTGCTCCGAAATCTGGCTTGTTATTATTAACCCTAACCTTCATGTCAGTACCAAGTATGTGTACGAACATTTAAATTTAGCATTGACAAAAAAGGACAAAGATATTAATAACTTCCTTCGTTTGCTTGCCTCCGAAAAAGTATCCCCGAAGTGGACGGAGCATATGCATAATGATCTTGAAGCTGTGACATTTGAAAGGCACCCGGAACTTAAACGGATTAAGAGTTACCTTGCCGAGAATGGCGCCGTAGCATCCCTTATGGCTGGAAGCGGGTCGTCTGTTTTTGGTGTTTTCAGTTCAAGAGAAGAAGGTGAAAAAGTTTATAGGAGCGCTGCAGGCAGATATAATAAGGTTTATTTGGCAAAGGCGTTAACATAA
- the spoVG gene encoding septation regulator SpoVG: MDVTEVKIFPVEEEKLKAYVTIIFDDCFIVRDLKIINGKTGLFVAMPSRKKKDGTFKDLAHPLNSDTRKKIEDRILEEYNREVLKKEVQTA, encoded by the coding sequence ATGGACGTAACCGAGGTAAAAATATTCCCTGTTGAAGAGGAAAAGCTTAAGGCTTATGTGACAATTATTTTTGATGACTGTTTTATAGTGCGGGATCTTAAAATCATAAATGGAAAAACAGGGCTCTTCGTTGCAATGCCGAGCCGTAAGAAAAAAGATGGAACATTCAAAGACCTTGCACATCCGCTTAACAGCGATACAAGGAAAAAAATTGAAGACAGGATACTTGAAGAATATAACAGAGAAGTTCTTAAAAAGGAGGTCCAGACAGCTTAG
- a CDS encoding ribose-phosphate pyrophosphokinase, with amino-acid sequence MNEKIKIFCGNSNRSLSEEICKSVGVPLGDAFVGVFSDGEIHVQINENVRGKDVFLIQSGSNPANTHLMELLIMIDALKRASADRITAVIPYFCYARQDRKVMPRVPITAKLVADLIHAAGAHRVLAMDLHAGQIQGFFNIPVDHLFSAPVIVDYLKTKTFNSLVVISPDAGGVERARSIAKKINASLAIIDKRRDAPNVSKAMNIIGDVANRDVIIVDDIIDTAGTLIQAVEALKKNNASRVFACCTHPVLSGPAIERIQNSALEELIATNTIELSPEKRLEKIKVLSVASLLGQAIKNIHVGDSVSSLFI; translated from the coding sequence ATGAATGAAAAAATTAAAATATTCTGTGGAAACTCAAACCGCTCACTTTCAGAGGAGATTTGCAAATCCGTAGGTGTTCCCCTTGGAGATGCTTTCGTAGGAGTATTCAGCGATGGCGAGATACATGTCCAGATAAATGAGAATGTAAGGGGAAAGGATGTATTCCTCATACAATCAGGCTCTAATCCGGCCAACACTCATTTAATGGAACTTCTGATAATGATAGATGCTTTGAAGAGGGCATCAGCAGACAGGATAACCGCAGTTATCCCCTATTTCTGTTATGCAAGACAGGACAGGAAGGTAATGCCAAGAGTCCCGATCACAGCCAAGCTCGTGGCAGACCTTATTCACGCCGCTGGCGCACATAGGGTGCTGGCAATGGATCTTCACGCAGGTCAGATACAGGGGTTTTTCAACATACCTGTTGACCATCTGTTCTCGGCACCTGTCATAGTTGACTATTTGAAAACCAAGACGTTCAATTCACTTGTGGTTATTTCGCCGGATGCAGGCGGCGTGGAAAGGGCAAGGTCTATAGCAAAAAAGATAAATGCCTCGCTTGCCATAATAGACAAAAGGCGGGATGCTCCCAATGTGTCAAAAGCAATGAACATAATAGGCGATGTAGCAAACCGCGATGTCATAATCGTGGATGATATAATAGACACCGCAGGAACGCTTATTCAGGCAGTAGAGGCATTGAAGAAAAATAATGCCAGCCGGGTCTTTGCCTGTTGTACTCATCCGGTACTCTCAGGTCCTGCAATAGAAAGGATACAGAATTCAGCGCTTGAAGAGTTAATAGCAACCAACACTATCGAGCTTTCTCCGGAAAAGAGACTTGAAAAGATAAAGGTGCTTTCAGTCGCAAGTCTTCTGGGACAAGCAATTAAGAATATTCATGTAGGAGATTCAGTCAGTTCACTATTCATTTAA
- a CDS encoding 50S ribosomal protein L25 — translation MQIATLKAAIREKTGKEFSKKLRSNGLIPANMHGGEKSLPLQVNTKLLLQIISKSHSEHPIVEIEFDGTNPNSHAILKELQRDPVLDTIVHADFLKIDMTKKIKVKVPVEIIGKSKGIIEDGGLLNLIHRELEIESLPGAIPEKISIDVTGLGLNETIHVADIPTGEDYKIVEEGTTAIVSIVLPREEVTAAPAEAAAEEVAAGAEAAEGKAAPAADEKAPKEKDSKDKDKK, via the coding sequence ATGCAGATAGCAACATTAAAAGCCGCAATAAGAGAAAAAACAGGAAAAGAATTTTCAAAAAAACTTAGAAGCAATGGTCTTATTCCTGCAAATATGCATGGGGGTGAAAAATCTCTCCCATTGCAGGTTAACACAAAGTTATTGCTTCAGATTATATCAAAAAGCCATTCAGAGCACCCTATCGTAGAGATCGAGTTTGACGGGACAAACCCAAATTCACATGCCATATTGAAAGAGCTTCAAAGAGACCCTGTCTTGGATACAATAGTCCATGCTGATTTCCTGAAAATCGACATGACCAAGAAGATAAAAGTAAAAGTTCCGGTTGAGATAATTGGTAAAAGCAAAGGAATTATTGAGGACGGCGGCTTACTTAACCTGATTCACAGGGAGCTTGAGATTGAATCATTGCCCGGAGCAATACCGGAAAAGATATCAATTGATGTAACTGGTCTCGGATTGAATGAAACTATCCATGTGGCAGATATTCCGACCGGAGAAGATTATAAGATAGTAGAAGAAGGAACTACCGCCATAGTTTCCATTGTTCTGCCGCGTGAGGAAGTCACAGCAGCACCAGCTGAGGCTGCTGCGGAAGAAGTTGCAGCGGGTGCTGAAGCTGCTGAAGGAAAAGCTGCTCCTGCCGCTGACGAAAAAGCTCCAAAGGAAAAAGATTCAAAAGATAAAGATAAAAAATAA